Proteins encoded by one window of Streptomyces sp. NBC_01477:
- a CDS encoding class I SAM-dependent methyltransferase yields MTPEDLEGLLTAEGQNLLAGLREHDPVDDLAAATRLRRTHDAGLVAAALGQARLRQRAVAKFGAADAHRMYFTPHGLEQSTRASVAAHRARRFAAFGPAAVADLCCGVGGDVLAMLRAGLSVTAVDRDPLTCAVITANAAALGLADRLEVRCADVTDVGTGGLDGVFVDPARRTSRGRVFDPEAYSPPLSWALHAAATGSPGAVKVAPGIPHEAVPPAAEAEWISDGGDVKEAVLWFDGRGDRVRPGARRATLLPSGATLTGRGLPDPPARPVGRYLYEPDGAVIRAHLVAEVAEELDGGLIDPTIAYITSDELRATPYATAYEITDVLPFGLKRLKALLRERGVGVLTVKKRGSAVDPEDLRRRVRPQGPHSATVFLTRTAGAPSMLLGHPAAAAGGAP; encoded by the coding sequence GTGACGCCCGAGGATCTTGAGGGACTGCTGACCGCGGAGGGCCAGAACCTGCTGGCGGGGCTGCGGGAGCACGACCCCGTGGACGACCTGGCGGCGGCCACCAGGCTGCGGCGTACGCACGACGCGGGGCTGGTCGCCGCCGCGCTCGGCCAGGCGCGGCTGCGGCAGCGGGCGGTGGCGAAATTCGGCGCGGCCGACGCGCACCGGATGTACTTCACGCCGCACGGCCTCGAACAGTCCACCCGCGCGTCGGTGGCGGCCCACCGGGCGCGCAGGTTCGCCGCGTTCGGGCCGGCGGCGGTGGCCGACCTGTGCTGCGGCGTCGGCGGCGACGTCCTGGCCATGCTGCGGGCCGGCCTGTCCGTGACGGCCGTCGACCGCGACCCGCTGACCTGTGCGGTGATCACGGCGAACGCCGCCGCGCTGGGCCTGGCCGACCGCCTTGAGGTCAGGTGCGCGGACGTGACGGACGTCGGCACGGGCGGCCTCGACGGGGTGTTCGTGGACCCGGCCCGGCGCACCTCCCGGGGCCGGGTCTTCGACCCCGAGGCGTACTCGCCGCCGCTGTCGTGGGCGCTGCACGCGGCGGCCACCGGTTCACCCGGAGCGGTGAAGGTCGCCCCCGGCATCCCGCACGAGGCGGTGCCGCCCGCCGCGGAGGCCGAGTGGATCTCGGACGGCGGCGACGTCAAGGAGGCGGTGCTGTGGTTCGACGGCCGCGGCGACCGCGTACGCCCCGGCGCCCGCCGCGCGACCCTGCTGCCCTCGGGTGCCACGCTCACCGGGCGCGGGCTGCCCGACCCCCCGGCGCGGCCGGTCGGGCGCTACCTCTACGAGCCGGACGGCGCCGTCATCCGCGCGCATCTGGTGGCCGAGGTCGCGGAGGAGCTGGACGGCGGCCTGATCGACCCGACGATCGCGTACATCACCTCCGACGAGCTGCGGGCGACGCCATATGCGACGGCGTACGAGATCACCGATGTGCTGCCGTTCGGCCTGAAACGGCTCAAGGCGCTGCTGCGGGAGCGCGGGGTCGGCGTCCTGACGGTGAAGAAGCGCGGGTCCGCGGTGGATCCGGAAGACCTCCGCCGCCGGGTGCGGCCCCAGGGCCCGCACTCCGCCACGGTCTTCCTCACCCGCACCGCCGGCGCCCCGTCCATGCTCCTGGGCCACCCGGCCGCCGCGGCGGGGGGTGCCCCGTAG
- a CDS encoding polysaccharide deacetylase family protein, protein MRAHRGKTALLLLLGLLFTAGCSGGTPAGSPASRDATTAATSPAAKPSPADDRAAAFRKWGIPLLPPPPAPPAVKPIRTGDGKIPAVSDIPTTQKIVFLTFDDGAEKDPKFVAMMRDLKIPFTMFLTDDIIKNDYGFFRPLQALGNSIQNHTLSHPDLHTKSLAQQKHEICTQQTKLTQEYGTAPGLFRPPYGNYNDATRAAVKSCGGLRAMILWRESMQIKKVQFQRPDKKFHPGDIILAHFRGPSQLKGETMTVMTANLLRQIASQGFTLARLEDYV, encoded by the coding sequence ATGCGCGCACACCGCGGGAAAACCGCCCTCCTCCTGCTCCTGGGCCTGCTGTTCACCGCGGGCTGCTCCGGGGGCACCCCCGCGGGCTCCCCGGCCTCCAGGGACGCCACGACGGCCGCCACGAGCCCCGCCGCGAAGCCGTCCCCGGCCGACGACCGCGCCGCCGCCTTCCGCAAATGGGGCATCCCGCTGCTCCCGCCGCCACCCGCCCCGCCCGCCGTCAAGCCGATACGCACCGGCGACGGGAAGATACCGGCGGTCAGCGACATACCGACCACCCAGAAGATCGTGTTTCTCACCTTCGACGACGGCGCCGAGAAGGACCCGAAATTCGTCGCGATGATGCGGGACCTCAAAATCCCGTTCACGATGTTCCTGACCGACGACATCATCAAGAACGACTACGGCTTCTTCCGGCCGCTCCAGGCGCTGGGCAATTCGATACAGAACCACACGCTCAGCCACCCTGACCTGCACACCAAGTCGTTGGCGCAGCAGAAGCACGAGATCTGCACGCAGCAGACGAAACTCACCCAGGAATACGGGACCGCTCCCGGGCTCTTCCGGCCGCCCTACGGGAACTACAACGACGCCACGCGGGCCGCGGTGAAATCCTGCGGCGGCCTGCGGGCGATGATTCTCTGGCGGGAGTCGATGCAGATCAAGAAGGTGCAATTCCAGCGGCCCGACAAGAAATTCCACCCCGGTGACATCATCCTGGCGCATTTCCGCGGGCCGTCGCAGCTCAAGGGGGAGACGATGACGGTGATGACGGCCAACCTGCTGCGGCAGATCGCCTCGCAGGGCTTCACCCTCGCCCGGCTGGAGGACTACGTCTGA